AAACCCTTGTGCCTGTGCTGGGTGTGCCAGTAAAAAGTTCTATGTTAAGTGGCGTAGATAGCCTTTATTCAATTGTGCAAATGCCAAAAGGAATCCCAGTCGGAACATTGGCTATTGGCCCTGCGGGTGCGGCAAATGCTGGATTGTTAGCCGCACAAATTCTAGCAAGTTGGGATGCAGAATTGCTTTCACGCTTGCAATCTTTCCGTGAAAGCCAAACGAGTAATGTGCTTGATAATCCCGATCCACGCACATAAAAATATCTTCAGATCTGACCGCACTTTTAAAGTGCGGTTGTTTTTTTCGTAAATTTAACGAGAAATATTATGCAAAACTCCACCTTATACCCAACGGTTTATGTACTTGGCAACGGACAACTCGGCAGAATGTTAGGTTACGCTGGTGCACCTTTAGATATTTATGTTGAACCCTTAGCCTTCAATGCGCCAGTTTTTGACTTACCTGAAAATGCGATCATCACGGCAGAAATTGAACGCTGGGAAAAAACACCTTTGACTGAATTACTCGGCAATCATAAAAACTTCGTTAATCAACATGTATTTGGATTATTAGCCGATCGTTTTGCTCAAAAATCCTTGCTTGATGAACTCAATCTTTCTACCTCGCCTTGGTGTTTATTAAAAGATAAAACGCAATGGAATGATGTTTTCCAAACTGTTGGCGAGAAAGTCGTCGTCAAACGTAGAACAGGCGGATATGATGGGCGTGGTCAATGGATTATCAGCGATGAAAACAAAGCGGACATCACTGATGACTTATTTGGTGAAGTGATCGCAGAAAAATTTATTCCTTTTGATTATGAAGTTTCTATTGTAGGCGCAAGATTTAAAAATGGCGAAAAGCGTTTTTATCCCGTTACGCATAACCTGCAACAAAATGGTATTTTGCGTTACAGTGTGATTGATAATGCATTTCCTCAACAATCCGCACAACAAAAACAAGCTGAAACAATGCTCGGCAAAATTATGGATAAGTTAGGCTATGTGGGTGTGATGGCAATGGAATGTTTTGTTGTAGGCGACAAATTACTAATTAACGAACTTGCGCCTCGCGTACATAACAGTGGACATTGGACACAACTGGGATGTGCTATTAGTCAATTTGAATTACATTTACGCACGCTACTTGATTTGCCAACACCTGACTTACAAATTTTTGCCCCAAGTGTAATGGTAAATTTAATCGGCACAAACCATAATCCAAAATGGCTTAATATACCTTTTGCACAACTTCATTGGTACGGTAAAGAAGTGAGGGCTGGGCGTAAGGTTGGGCATATCAATCTTTCTCATCCTAATAAAGCGGTCATTATTCAACAATTAGAAAAGCTCCGAATTGAATTACCCGAAGATTATCAATCAGGATTAAATTGGGCGATTGAAAAACTAAAATAATGTAAAAAATGACCGCACTTTTTGATAAATATTTAAAAATATTAAAGTGCGGTTAATTTTTATAAAAATCTTTCTTGATAAAATAAAACGGCTGAAGTATAAAATTATCCATCACACAACTGATACATAAGGAAAAGCTATGTTTGAACATATTAAAGCGGCACCAGCCGATCCAATCTTAGGCTTAGGCGAAGCATTCAAATCCGAAACTCGCGAAAATAAAATTAACTTGGGTATTGGCGTTTATAAAGATGCGCAAGGCACAACCCCGATTATGCGTGCAGTGAAAGAAGCAGAAAAACGCTTATTTGATAAGGAAAAAACGAAAAATTATCTGACTA
The nucleotide sequence above comes from Haemophilus influenzae. Encoded proteins:
- the purE gene encoding 5-(carboxyamino)imidazole ribonucleotide mutase, translating into MSKTAQIAVVMGSKSDWATMQEATQILDELKVPYHVEIVSAHRTPDKLFEFAENAQKNGYKVIIAGAGGAAHLPGMIAAKTLVPVLGVPVKSSMLSGVDSLYSIVQMPKGIPVGTLAIGPAGAANAGLLAAQILASWDAELLSRLQSFRESQTSNVLDNPDPRT
- the purK gene encoding 5-(carboxyamino)imidazole ribonucleotide synthase gives rise to the protein MQNSTLYPTVYVLGNGQLGRMLGYAGAPLDIYVEPLAFNAPVFDLPENAIITAEIERWEKTPLTELLGNHKNFVNQHVFGLLADRFAQKSLLDELNLSTSPWCLLKDKTQWNDVFQTVGEKVVVKRRTGGYDGRGQWIISDENKADITDDLFGEVIAEKFIPFDYEVSIVGARFKNGEKRFYPVTHNLQQNGILRYSVIDNAFPQQSAQQKQAETMLGKIMDKLGYVGVMAMECFVVGDKLLINELAPRVHNSGHWTQLGCAISQFELHLRTLLDLPTPDLQIFAPSVMVNLIGTNHNPKWLNIPFAQLHWYGKEVRAGRKVGHINLSHPNKAVIIQQLEKLRIELPEDYQSGLNWAIEKLK